The Mangrovibacterium diazotrophicum DNA window TGATGCAGGCCTGCCTATCTGCCGGATAATCTTCCGAAAAATTCCGACCGTAAACCAACTTCAGATTATAGGTGGGAATGAAATCGTAGTTCACGTAATTGCGGCTCACCATCTCGCGCTCGTCAGGTGCAGCCCCCTCCCAACTCACATAGCCACCAATATTTCCGACAAACGGGATGGTTGATGAAAACGACGCATCTGTTATTTCGGGATGTTGCAAAAAACGATTTCGAATGGTCTCGAAACGAACCGGATTATGGACATTAATTTCGGTGTAAAGAATGTTTTTGCTGTCGAATCCCAGATCCTTGTTCAGAATAAAATCGACATGATTGAAAAGAATAAAGCTGACGATGAGCATGAACAACGAAATGGAGAACTGCGCAGCAACCAAGACCTTTTTAATGCTGAATGCCTTGCCGACATTACTGAAGATCTTGCCTTTCAAAACCTTCACCGGGCTGTACGACGAAATGACCAGCGACGGGTACAAACCTGAAAGAACACCAACCACTAAACTCACCAGGAAAATAAAACCCAGCAGCGGACCATTAGTCCAAAGCGTCAGGTCGAGATTCTTATTCAAGATCCGGTTCAACACCGGGAAGAAAGCCTGTGCAACCAGCAGTCCGAGTAGGGTTGCAACCAGAACCTGCAAAATTGTTTCGGCCATAAACTGCGCAGCAATCATCCGCTTCGACGAGCCAATCACTTTTTTTATACCGATTTCAGTTGAACGTTGCGTGGAATTCGCCAGCGACAGATTGACGTAATTGACCGACGCCAAAATGAGCACCAGGATCGCAGCCAAAGAAAGAATACCCAAACCCACGATCATATCGGGCTGGCTGTTGGGCGACAAATGCCATTTCGACATCGGGTGCAAATACGGAAAGCTTTTCTCGAAATTCTTGACATGCGCAAAAGCATTCTTGATTTTCGCCTCAACGAGAGCGGGATCAGCACCATTTTTCAACAACACAAAGTTGTCGAACTCAATGGCCGTCCAATTCTCGTAAAAGTTGGGTTCTCCCGATAAAATCGGGTAAGTCGGCATGGAAACCATATAAGTTGGCCGCAAGGATGAGTTTTGCGGAAAATCGGCGTACACCGCCGAAACCGAGAGCAGGTAATATTTCCCGATGGTCACTTGTTGCCCAACCGCGTTGCCCTGTGGAAAAAGTTTATCGGACAGCGTCTGCGACAGCGCGATCGTATTCGGTTCAGTCAAAGCATTGCGTTTATCGCCTTCCAGAAGTTGAACCGAGAAAATATCGAAAACAGAATTTTCACTCCAATAACCATCCAGTTCGTTCAGCTGGCTACCATCCGGGAGCGTGAAAAACTGCCCTGCCCCGTGAGCACCACCCGACACTTCACGCATCAGCAAAAGCTTGTCAACCTCCGGCACATCCTGCATGAGATGATACCGGAAAGCCGCCGGGCTGTACGTGCAATAATTGATTGGATAAGAGTCCTCCTGCCGGGTTTGAACCCGATAAACATCGTCATAGTTGACGTTGAACTTGTCGTAATCCAAATCATAGTTGATCACAACGCTGAACAAGATAAAAACAGCAAAGCCAACAACCAGGTTGAACAGGTTGATCGCCGTAAAGACCCTGTTGTGAAGGATATTGCGAAAAATACTGACGAAGAAGTGTTTTTTCATCGGACTCAAGTTAAGCGTTTACCCAACAGTCAGCACAGCTTATACCAAAGCTACAACTTTTTCGCTTTCAACAACTTGCCAGAAAATCAAAAAAACTGATTGTCAAAAAACAGGACAGCAAACTGTCAATTATTTTGTCACCGAGGGCGGAGAGCAGAGAGCGAGGCGCAGGGGGCCAAGGGCGAAGAGATAAAAATAAAAAAGGGAGAGCGCGCCGGATTTGACGTGTTCTCCCTTTTCCCGATTTCGATTGAAAATTATTAGTTGATCACCAACTCATCGACAAACAGAAAAGCTTTTTTACCGTTGCGAGCGAAGACTTTTACATAGCGCGCACTTTCGCCTTGAAGAGAACCGGAAAAGTTTTTAAATACCAGTTTCTTCTCTTCCGGCGAAATGTCGTTTTCAACGTGTAGCACATTTTTGTAGGTCAAGCCGTCTTCCGAAACAGCGACTTCCACAAAATCGGGCATAAATACTCCGGGGCCAATAATTTGCATGAATGTCGCCGAAAACGAACTCAACGTTTCCACTTTTCCCAGATCAACAGTTACATCCAGGTCGTTGGTAAAACCCTGCCACATACCATCGTTGTAGCTGTCGCCGCCACGAAGACCGTCCGTCAATGCGCCCGCATCACCAGCCGGGTAAGCCGGGTTCCAAGGTGTTTGGTAGCTCACCGGTTTGCCAATCGCTTTGTGATAGTCGACCTGTTTGTGCAACACCGGTTCTGTCAATTTTCCATCCTCAAATACAGCAGCACAAATCGACGCGCTCCCGCTCACGAAAAACTGCCCGCTGTACAAATTCGACGCTGTTGTTGGCTGCGAACCGTCAGTTGTGTAGTAAATGGTCGGTTGGCTGATCTCACTTTCAAAGCTAATTCCAATCCGGTGCTCAACGGTATCCACATCCATAAACGGCAGCAACTCCGCTGTTGGTTTGTAATAGTAATTCACACCCAAACCGTCCAAACGTTTCAGCTGCTCTTTCATGCGTACTTTAAAGGCATCCCAGTTCAACTGGCTACTGTCCGTCCAGGCACGCTCGGCCAAAGCCAGTGCACGCGGAAAAATCAACTGGTCGGCAACCTGCTCCGAGGGAACAGTCTCTGACCAAACGCAGGCCTGCAGCCCCTTGATCTGATCAACCTTATCGAGCGGAAAACGGGAACCGTGCAACTTCATGTTGTAAACACTGAACAAGCGTGTGTCGGGCCGCGAAAAATACAGGGGATCGCCCGGCGTTAAAATCAGGTCGTTGCCATTGTTCACCACTTTCTCGGGAACGCCGGCCACCCAATTTCGCCAGTACATGACATGCAATGTCGAGTCGATTCCACCCTCCAGCGCGTCATCCCAAACCACCACTTCTTTTCCTTTCGCTTGCAGAAACTTAGCCACGCGATCGACAAAATAGCCCTGCAGATGCTCGTAATCTTTGATGCCGTTTTTCAACATGAAAACGCGACATTCCTGCGACTCCTCCCAACTGTGTTTCTCTACTTCGTCGGCACCAATGTGGATGTATTTTGACGGGAAGATGTCGACAACCTCGTTCAAAACATTCTCAACAAACGTGTAGGTATCCTCGCTAACCGGGTTCAGCGGTGTTGAGAACACCTTGCCCCAGGCCGATTTACCCGTAGTTGAGAGGTTCGGAAAAATACTGATGGCTGCCATCATGTGGCCCGGCATGTCAATTTCGGGAACAATTTCCACGTGTCGCTCCTGCGCATATTTCACAAGGTCGCGCAACTGCTCCTGCGTATAAAAGCCGCCGTAATAAGGAACACCGTCGCGCATTTCAATATGCTTCGGGTCGAGCGCATAAATGCTGTCTTCTTTCGACTTTTCAATACACACCGAATCCTGTGCATTGAAGGTTCGCCAGGCGCCTTGCTCTGTCAATTGCGGGTATTTTTTGATTTCGATCCGCCAGCCCTGATCATCCGTCAGGTGCAAATGAAGTTTATTCAACTTGTACAAGGCCAAACGGTCAACATAGCGCTTCAAGTAATCGATTGAGAAAAAGTGCCGCGAAACGTCCAAGTGCATTCCCCGCCAGCCAAACCGAGGCTTGTCGTAAATACTCAGTTCCGGCAAACTGTATGTTTCCGAATGTTCTCCGTTTTCAACAGATGGAGGCAGCAATTGCCGAAGCGTTTCAACCGCGTAGAAAATCCCGGCTGCATCGCCTGCTGCCATGGAAATCTTTTTCGATGTAATGTTGATGGCGTAAGCTTCGGGCGCAGAGAAGGTATCCGATTGCAAGATCTCGATACTGTTCTCTCCTTTTTCAGTTGACAGCGATTGCCCCAACGCTTTCTGCATGAGCTGCTGAAACTGATCAACTTCGCCTCCAAACTTCCCTTTGTCGGCAACGACTAACTGTGTTTCGGGCTTCAAGTCGAACTGCCCTTTGGCTGTTTTTAACTGTGCCGGCCAGGGCACTATCGATACATTGGTTCTTTCGGGCGTCGTGCAAGCCGAAGCCAGCAACGCCAGAACCACAATTAAATAAGTGTACTTCACGGAATAATGATTTAGGTAGCCTCAAAGATAAAAAGAACGGGCACACCCGAAAATTAAACGCCTGTTGTCACGACCGAGATAACATAGAAATCTTCTTCCACGACTTGCGGAAGATCGGTAGTTCATAGGCCAGCATGCAGATCCAGCCAACCAGGCAAGCCAAGGCGAAACCTCTCATACCCAGGAAATGCGCCAACGCGTAGGCCGCCACCACCCGGCCAACCATTTGCGCAGTAGTTGCTCCCAGCGTCACTTTCAACCGCCCTACTCCGCGAAAATAGCCTTGCAGCAAATTGGTCAGTCCCGGCAACAAATACAGAAAAGCCATGATGCGGAGATATTCGACTCCTTCGCTAATGAATTGAGGATCTTTATCGCTCACGAATGCGCCGACCAATTGGGGCGCAAAAACGAAAACCGGAACCATGAGGACGGCTGTGTACAACAGGACAAGTTTCAACCCAACCAGAAAGCCTTTTCGCATACGGTCAACTTTACTGGCACCGTGATTTTGCGCCATAAAGCCAGTTGTCCCGTGACCAATGTTTTGCTGTACCACCATGATCAGGTCGTCAATCCGGGTAACGGCGTTGAAGGCACCGATGGTGTATACTCCCAGCGGGTTGACCGCGCCTTGAATGAGAAACTTACCGATTTGCAGGGTAATTTGCTGCAGGGCAGCCGTTGCACTGAAACTAACCGTTTGCCGAAACAGGCTCCAATCGAAGACAAACTCGTGGCGCGCAAATTTGAGGATCGGGAACTTTTGATGCACGTAAACCATGCAAAAAACAGCCGACAGCAACTCGGCAATTACCGTTGCAACAGCAGCTCCCCGAATGCCGATTTTCCAAACGGCTACAAAAAGAATGTCCATTAAAATATTCAATACGGCCGAAATAATCAGGAAATAGAGCGACGCACTGGAGTTGCCCATGCTCCGCAAAGTAGATGCGTAAATGTTGTAGATAAACGAAAAGACCAGCCCCCCAAAGATGATCTGCAGGTAGCTTGTTGCGTCGCCCAGAATATTGGACGGCGTTCGCATCAGGCGCAAAATATCGCGGGAAAAGAACAAGCCCATGATCACTATAAACAGAGTGAAAACTCCCCCGGCGATCATCGAGGTCGAGATTTCCCGTTTCAATTTGGGAATATCGCCCGAGCCGAAAAAGTGCCCCATCAGAATGGACATGCCCAGGCAAATACCGACCATCAGGAAAAGCATGATGTTCATGATCGGGCTGGCTGCACCCAAGGCCGCCAAAGCATCAGTGCCTACAACACGGCCAACAATGATGGAATCGGCCATGTTGTAGGTGAGCATGCACAAATTACCGATAATCAATGGCACAATGTAAGTGACAATCTGCGGCGTTATCGGCCCCCTGGTCATATCGACAATTTTTCCTCTGCTCATATCCTACTCTCCAAAACGCAAAGGTAGCAATCAACATTCGTTCCGCTTATCCACAGCGATTATTCAGCCGTAGGTTGCTTTAATGTTACCAGGAAGGAAATACGCCCGTTTCTAAAGTCTAGTTTAAATAGCGGTCCAATCCGGCATTTCGAATGACAACGAGGGACAATGTGAACTAATTTTGATCTCCACAACGTCAACTTAAAGTCGTTTAAACTGTATGATCCAGGATATTTTTCCACACCAATTCGACAATCAATACAAAGCCAACCAGCTTGTTGCTGATTCAGACTGGCTATTTTATTTCGAAAACAATCAACTGTTAGTAAAACCGACAGGAGATCAATTCTTCATTCCGAAGAAAAAGGATTTTCCCGCTGTTGACACAACATCGGCGACCTTCCTTTTTTCACTGAACGAGGCCTCCTGTTTTTTGATTTCGGGAAAACCGGAAATCGACTCGGCTGATTTCGAATACAAGGACATGAATTTCATACGGGCCATCGACCAGCCTGAAATTGCGTGGACTGCACTTGCAGCTTTTCAGCTGATGAACTGGTACAAGCAAAACAAGTTTTGTGGTAAATGCGGATCTCCCATGCAACTGAAAGCTGACGAACGTGCCATTGTGTGCCCTTCCTGCAAAAACTTGGTTTTCCCAAAAATATCGCCGGCCGTGATCACTGCGATCATTTGCGACGACAAAATCCTGCTGGCCCGAAACGCCAGTTTCACCAACAACCGTTTTGCACTAATTGCCGGGTATGTGGACATTGGCGAAACGCTGGAACAAGCTGTTTGCCGGGAGATCAAGGAGGAAGTTGGACTGGAAATCACCAAACTGCATTATTACGCGAGCCAGCCCTGGCCCCTATCGGGCTCGCTGATGCTGGGCTTTGTTGCGGAGGCCGACGACCGGCAGCCAATCGTGATCGACAACAAGGAGATCGTTGAAGCGGGCTGGTTCTCGCGGGGGCAGTTGCCCAACGTTCCGAACAATACCAGCATCGCCGGCGAGATGATTGAAAAGTTCGAAAAGGGTGAGCTGAACATCGCTTCGCTTGCCCTTGTGGAAAAGCAACTGCAGCGCTAGAGAATAGAAGATTTACAGAATCACAATATTTAAATTCATTTATCATGAGTCAAGAAGCAAAAAAAGAAGCTGTGACTATCAAACTTTTTAAAGATGGTCCTTACCTGGTTGAAGGAGTTGTAAACATCACCACCGTTGATGGTGAAACAAAAGAGTACACCAACCCGCATCTGTGTCGTTGCGGTGGCTCGTCGAACAAGCCCTTCTGCGATGGTACACACAAAAAGATCGGCTTCAAAGGGTAAATCTTTTCGTTACAATCTCAAATCAACTTAAAAGACACAAACCGGATTATCCGGTAATGTCGAAAGCGGGCAGATGACTTGCAGCAAAAGCGGCAAACCATCTGTCTTTTTTTTGTGCCTCAATCCCAGCTTACCATTAGGTTAGTATCTTTGAGTTTCAATAGAAGTCTTCACCATGTCCTTTTCGTCAAAAGCTATCCTACTCGTCTGCCTGGCAATTTTCAGTTGTTTGAGCAGCTGCCATTCTTCAACTAAAAAAGAAGCAATAAGCCCACAACAACAGCAGACTGCGACAAGCGATGACTATGAAGTGTATTTACCGGAAGACAATCAACCGAAAAACGGGTGGCCTTTGCTTATTGCCATTGATCCTCATGGTTCCGGAATAACAGCGATGCAACACCTGCAACAAGCCGCCGAACAATACCCGGCAATAATCATCGCTTCCAACCGAATTCAGAATAACGATCCGAATTTCATGGCGGAACTTGATAAACTGATTACCGATGCCCGAAAACGCTACCCGGTGTCAGATCGCATCTATCTTGCTGGTTTTTCGGGCGGTGCGCGAATGGCACTGGCTTATGCCGGCTCGCACCGGGTGTCGGGTGTTATTGCTGCAGGTGCGTTTGCCCAACCGGATGAACTGCGCACCATTCCCTGCCCGGTGATCGGCATCCTCGGCATGGATGACTTTAACTTTTCGGAAGCAGCTCAATATCTTTTCAATCCGGAACTTTTACCGGTTAATGTGCATATCGAGCTCACGCATGCCTCGCACGAATGGCCAGGTGCAGATCGTCTGACTGATGCCTGGGGATGGTTTCAATTGTCCAATGAATCAAATAAAGACAAGCTGACAAATTACGTGGAACGGCAACAACAGCGAATCGATTCATTGATGCTAACGGGCGACTTACTGCAGGCGGCTTGTAGCAGTCGAAACATGGCTTCGGTTCCCGCTTTCGAAGCGCTTGTTCCTTTTTCTAAAAACACCAACGAACTGACCGGCTCCACTGCCTACCAACAACAGCTCGAAGCACTTGGGAAAAGTCTGCAGTTTGAGATGAATACCCGCCAGGAGTTGAGCCAGGCGCTGATCGAAAAAGATGCGCTTTGGTGGACGAATGAGATCAGTGTTCTACAGAAAAAGGCCGAAACGGAGCCCGATGTCATTCAGCAAATGGCCTATAAACGCCTGACTGGTTTCCTTGGCATCGTTTGTTATTCCTATTCGCGGCAGTTTGTTGCCCGTGGCGACGCCGCTCAGCTAGAGCAGGTGCTCATGGTATACCGGCTGGCAGAACCAAATAATCCGGACGTTCTCCGCTTTACGGAGGAACTGAAAAAGCTGCAACAGCCGTAACCTCCTAATTTGCTCTGAAATAAACTTTTCCTCCCTCGCCGCTGTTTTTGAAGGAGTGTTTTTTGTGCGCCTCTAAATGATCACAGTTTCCCAAAAACTTTGTACGCAAATTAATGAAGATGAAAGAAACAGGGTTTAACTACGAGCATTTCTTCGAAATCTCTCCGGATTTGTTATGTATTGCCGGCTTCGACGGATACTTTAAGAAGATCAATTCGGCAGTCACTAAAGTCCTAGGCTACTCTTTTGAAGAGTTGTACGCGAGACCAATTAATGACTTTGTGCATCCGGAAGACCAGTCGCTGACCGATAAAGTCCGCAGTGAATTGCATAAAGCACGACCACTTTACAATTTCGAAAACCGTTACATTACCAAAAGCGGCGAAATTGTATGGCTGGCCTGGACCTCCTTACCAGTTCAAGGAGAGAAGCTGGTATTTGCGATTGCCAAAAACATTACGCACAAAAAGAAACTGGAACAAGATCGCAGCGAACTACTTACCCGGCTCACCCACGTCAATCAGGATTTGAAGCAATTGACATACACGACCTCTCACGATTTGCGATCGCCGGTAAACAACGTTTTGGCCGTGCTGGATTTACTCGATATCTCAACGATCGACGATCAGGACGCGGTTGAGCTCATCAATATTTTAAAACTGTCGGGGGAATGTCTGAAAGAAACGCTGGACAACTACATCGACACCTTAAATCAGAAACACGAAACTCTCGCCAACTACGAAGAAGTTGATCTCGAAGAATGTCTTCAGAAGGTACTTCGTTCGATCAGCACCTTACTCGAGACATCGAAAACAGAACTGCAGGTTGACTTTTCCGAGGCTCCTAATATCAAGTTCAACAATGCTTACATGGAAAGCGTGTTTCTGAATCTCCTGACTAACTCGATTAAATACTCTCGCCCGGGTAGTAACCCGGTCATTCAGATCCGCTCGCAACAGGACGACAGAAGAATACGTCTGACTTTTACCGATAACGGCCAGGGATTTGACATGCCCCGAGTTCAAGACAAAGTTTTCGGACTGCAGCAAAAATTCAACGACTCCAAGGACGCCAAAGGAATAGGCCTATACCTGGTACACAATCACATTACCACCATGGGCGGCGAAATAAGCCTCGAAAGCGAACTGGATCAAGGAGCAAAATTTATCATGCGTTTTTTAAAGGACGTATAACTGAATAAACCAACCTTTAGGAGTTGGGAAGAGAAATTCAGAAGGATGCCTGCCTTATTATTCATCCAGAACATCACCGCTTGTAAGGGAAATGATAGCCAATATTGATCCCGATATTAAAGCCCCTGAATCCGCCCGAATAAGCGACATTATAATCAACATAGGGAGCTACAACAAAACGCTTAAAATAGTTATTGATTTCCAAGCCCAAGGCGAAACAAATCGGACTTTGGAGTCCGTCCGGACTCTCAGATTCGTCCAATCCCGAAAACTCTTTAATCCTTAAAAAGCTGACGTAGGGCGAAATGTCCAGCCGACTGTTGGCCGGAATATGGTAGGCCATATGCTCAGCCGACAGTAGCATTAAAGCCCCCAGAAAGAGCGCTCCCTCCCACGACCCGTCCTCCGTGTCAATAATGCTCGCACCCAGCAACCATAGCGGAATTCCCAGGGTTCCGACACCAAACTGGTTATGGTCCTTGCCGAACAGAATTTCTGAATCGAAACTGAAATGCTCACCCAAAAACATTCGAATTTTCATTCCTCCTGCGTAGGTAGAGGGATAGGGTTCGTTGGCTGACAAATGCGCAGCCGACAGAAACAGCGTAAATGCTTTTTGATGCGTTTGCGACGAATCCTCGAAAAGATCGCTTGCGTCGAACTCCGATTGCCCCACCAACAAAACAGGCAGGCAAACCACCCACAGAAACAACCATACTTTCCCTTTCATGACAGCGTTTTTACGATTACTTAAATTACAATAGAAATGATAGAAAACAAAATGCTTGCTGGAAGGGAATTGAGTCCAGAAAACTGGTTCGACAGTTATGCAGTAGACTTGGATCAGCATCCTGCCTCTTGCTAAATCTTCCCTGGCAAAACCAAGATATCATTTAGAGCAAATGCTCATTTATTAACTTATCCTTAAACCACACATACAATTATCTGCATTTATTAATAAATCATAACAAAAACGGGAAATGAAGCTTACATTTACTGGTACAAAAATGCTTCAGGCGACAGGACTCTATTAATTGTTTCCAACCATTTTTGCCTGCGATTAATTCCT harbors:
- a CDS encoding ABC transporter permease: MKKHFFVSIFRNILHNRVFTAINLFNLVVGFAVFILFSVVINYDLDYDKFNVNYDDVYRVQTRQEDSYPINYCTYSPAAFRYHLMQDVPEVDKLLLMREVSGGAHGAGQFFTLPDGSQLNELDGYWSENSVFDIFSVQLLEGDKRNALTEPNTIALSQTLSDKLFPQGNAVGQQVTIGKYYLLSVSAVYADFPQNSSLRPTYMVSMPTYPILSGEPNFYENWTAIEFDNFVLLKNGADPALVEAKIKNAFAHVKNFEKSFPYLHPMSKWHLSPNSQPDMIVGLGILSLAAILVLILASVNYVNLSLANSTQRSTEIGIKKVIGSSKRMIAAQFMAETILQVLVATLLGLLVAQAFFPVLNRILNKNLDLTLWTNGPLLGFIFLVSLVVGVLSGLYPSLVISSYSPVKVLKGKIFSNVGKAFSIKKVLVAAQFSISLFMLIVSFILFNHVDFILNKDLGFDSKNILYTEINVHNPVRFETIRNRFLQHPEITDASFSSTIPFVGNIGGYVSWEGAAPDEREMVSRNYVNYDFIPTYNLKLVYGRNFSEDYPADRQACIINETALKVFGWDDPIGKRVNFYGRFYPVIGVVKDFHPFSVHNPIPTYVFFLNSDVISSSSLISVRFTDGNEQQAKAIVSRELESILPNDPFEFKDFGVAFYLDQAIGFWQSMKRMFLFFAVVTLIISTIGLFGLILFTVDRRTKEIGVRKVLGSSVLSVYWQLSSEVIRMLGVAILVGCPAAWYIYKAMPGAYKEPLSAMVFVTGIVLIAVIAQLTISYHVLKVAVRNPVEALRYE
- a CDS encoding glycoside hydrolase family 20 protein, which encodes MKYTYLIVVLALLASACTTPERTNVSIVPWPAQLKTAKGQFDLKPETQLVVADKGKFGGEVDQFQQLMQKALGQSLSTEKGENSIEILQSDTFSAPEAYAINITSKKISMAAGDAAGIFYAVETLRQLLPPSVENGEHSETYSLPELSIYDKPRFGWRGMHLDVSRHFFSIDYLKRYVDRLALYKLNKLHLHLTDDQGWRIEIKKYPQLTEQGAWRTFNAQDSVCIEKSKEDSIYALDPKHIEMRDGVPYYGGFYTQEQLRDLVKYAQERHVEIVPEIDMPGHMMAAISIFPNLSTTGKSAWGKVFSTPLNPVSEDTYTFVENVLNEVVDIFPSKYIHIGADEVEKHSWEESQECRVFMLKNGIKDYEHLQGYFVDRVAKFLQAKGKEVVVWDDALEGGIDSTLHVMYWRNWVAGVPEKVVNNGNDLILTPGDPLYFSRPDTRLFSVYNMKLHGSRFPLDKVDQIKGLQACVWSETVPSEQVADQLIFPRALALAERAWTDSSQLNWDAFKVRMKEQLKRLDGLGVNYYYKPTAELLPFMDVDTVEHRIGISFESEISQPTIYYTTDGSQPTTASNLYSGQFFVSGSASICAAVFEDGKLTEPVLHKQVDYHKAIGKPVSYQTPWNPAYPAGDAGALTDGLRGGDSYNDGMWQGFTNDLDVTVDLGKVETLSSFSATFMQIIGPGVFMPDFVEVAVSEDGLTYKNVLHVENDISPEEKKLVFKNFSGSLQGESARYVKVFARNGKKAFLFVDELVIN
- a CDS encoding MATE family efflux transporter, with amino-acid sequence MSRGKIVDMTRGPITPQIVTYIVPLIIGNLCMLTYNMADSIIVGRVVGTDALAALGAASPIMNIMLFLMVGICLGMSILMGHFFGSGDIPKLKREISTSMIAGGVFTLFIVIMGLFFSRDILRLMRTPSNILGDATSYLQIIFGGLVFSFIYNIYASTLRSMGNSSASLYFLIISAVLNILMDILFVAVWKIGIRGAAVATVIAELLSAVFCMVYVHQKFPILKFARHEFVFDWSLFRQTVSFSATAALQQITLQIGKFLIQGAVNPLGVYTIGAFNAVTRIDDLIMVVQQNIGHGTTGFMAQNHGASKVDRMRKGFLVGLKLVLLYTAVLMVPVFVFAPQLVGAFVSDKDPQFISEGVEYLRIMAFLYLLPGLTNLLQGYFRGVGRLKVTLGATTAQMVGRVVAAYALAHFLGMRGFALACLVGWICMLAYELPIFRKSWKKISMLSRS
- the nudC gene encoding NAD(+) diphosphatase; its protein translation is MIQDIFPHQFDNQYKANQLVADSDWLFYFENNQLLVKPTGDQFFIPKKKDFPAVDTTSATFLFSLNEASCFLISGKPEIDSADFEYKDMNFIRAIDQPEIAWTALAAFQLMNWYKQNKFCGKCGSPMQLKADERAIVCPSCKNLVFPKISPAVITAIICDDKILLARNASFTNNRFALIAGYVDIGETLEQAVCREIKEEVGLEITKLHYYASQPWPLSGSLMLGFVAEADDRQPIVIDNKEIVEAGWFSRGQLPNVPNNTSIAGEMIEKFEKGELNIASLALVEKQLQR
- a CDS encoding CDGSH iron-sulfur domain-containing protein, encoding MSQEAKKEAVTIKLFKDGPYLVEGVVNITTVDGETKEYTNPHLCRCGGSSNKPFCDGTHKKIGFKG
- a CDS encoding sensor histidine kinase codes for the protein MKETGFNYEHFFEISPDLLCIAGFDGYFKKINSAVTKVLGYSFEELYARPINDFVHPEDQSLTDKVRSELHKARPLYNFENRYITKSGEIVWLAWTSLPVQGEKLVFAIAKNITHKKKLEQDRSELLTRLTHVNQDLKQLTYTTSHDLRSPVNNVLAVLDLLDISTIDDQDAVELINILKLSGECLKETLDNYIDTLNQKHETLANYEEVDLEECLQKVLRSISTLLETSKTELQVDFSEAPNIKFNNAYMESVFLNLLTNSIKYSRPGSNPVIQIRSQQDDRRIRLTFTDNGQGFDMPRVQDKVFGLQQKFNDSKDAKGIGLYLVHNHITTMGGEISLESELDQGAKFIMRFLKDV